GACCTCGGGATGCCGCTCACGCGTGGCGTCGAACTCGACGGCGTCGACGACCTCGACGAGCCCCCCGTACACGATGTGCGGGTTCTCGCTGGCCAGGACCATCTTCACGAGCTCCTGCGGCTCGGCGAGCCCGCTGGCCTCGACGACGATGACGTCGATACGGGCGGCGGGCCGGGCGAGCCGCTCCAGGTACTCGTCGAGCTCACTGGCGTCCACGGCACAGCAGAGACATCCATTGCCGAGCGAGACGGTGGAGTCACCGAGCTGCCCGGCGACGGCCATGGCGTCGATCTCGATGGACCCGAAGTCATTGACGATCGCCCCGATCCGGCTCCCGCCGCTGCGGTGCAGCAGATGATTGAGCAAGGTCGTCTTGCCCGAACCGAGGAAGCCTGTGAGGACGACGACCGGGATCTGCCGGGCGCTCGGCTGAGTCAACGTGCGACCCCTTTCACACTGACGCGTGCACCGGCGCGGGCACCGGCTCTCGTACGACGAATGGCTGCCGCCCCAGGATACGAGCGCGTAGAAACCCCGCGAAGTGAACGATTGTTAGCGGCGCAGGCGGGGCACACATCTGGCACGGCGCCGGGACATGCGACCACAGCTGCCTTCCGTGCGCCTCCTCTCCGCCTCCCTGCCGATCAGAGCCGCTCGGCATCCTGGAAGGCGGCAAGCGCGCCGCCCATCGCTCGCCGGTCCTCACCCTGTCGACCCGCACCGACGACCGGCGGGCGGTCGCTGATCCGGGGGAGACATGGCCACACAGGTTTTTGGAATACGAGCAATGGGTTCCGCCGTCGGGGCAGGCCTCGCCTTCGCGTTCGGCGCCTTCGCCCTGCTCGCCGCACAACAGCGCCGGTACACCGAACTCCGGCTGCAGGTCGACAAGGCCGAGCAGGCGGACCGGCGCCGCACCATGATGGCGGAACAGCACGAACTGCAGCTCTACCTGCTGCGGAAAGCAATCGACGATCCGGACCTGGCTGCCGTGTTCAGCATCGCCGAGGCGGAGTCTCCCGCTCAGCAGCGGCAGTTCCTCTTCGCCAACGCGCTCTATACGAACGCCCTGCTGGCCTACCGCGTCGGCGTGGTCAATTGGGAGGAGCTGCACGGGCACGTTCGCGTGATGTGCGCGAACCCGATCTTCCGCCAGTACTGGCAGGCGACACGTCATCAGCGTGCCAGTCTCCAGGACTCGTCGGACGAGGCCCGGGTGGGATACATGACGGACATCCTCATCCGCGAGCTGGAGGAGTCCGAGTCCGACGAGTGGTGGGTGGTGGGGGAACCTCCGTCCGAGGACCAACCGCCGCACCAGGGCAAGCCGCCATCCGAGGGTCAACCACCTACCACTTAGGGGCAAGTTGGTCGAGGCGCGCACAGTACTGGGATAACGGGAGGCTACCCTTACCCCGCTCTTACCGTCTTTAATCCTAAGGAGCGGGATCCTCTTGAAGATCGTGCGCCGCATCGGTGCGTCTCCACGCGAACGTGGCAGTCTCACCGGCGACACCTGCCCCGATATTTTCGAGCTCAGCGACGGCAACTTCGCCGTCATCGGGACAGAGGCCACAGCATCTCTCGACAGCGAGCTGCCCTCTGACGCCGCTCGCGCCGACCACGAACGCATCGTGATCATCAGCAGGGAGACGCTCATCCGCGCAAAAGCGGACATCCCCAGCATCTGAGGCTGGGGCGCAGTGCTGAGACAGGCAGGCACCCGCCTTCGCCTGTCCGTCGAGGCCGGGGCCCCGGTCACCCCGTTGAGACCCGCCTCCGGAAAGCACGGCCCGCCCTCCGCGGACAAGGGGCCTCACCCGTCCCCCTTTACGCCCACATTCACCACGTGAGGTCCGGCGCCTGATCGGCACCGGACCTCACGTGTGTCTCAGCTGTGTGTCTCAGCGCAATGACGGCACCGGCACCGGTGGGACGGGCGCCGGCGGGACAGGCCCCACATAGCGCGCCGCAGGCCGGATGATCTTCGAGTCCTCCGCCTGCTCCAGGATGTTGGCCCCCCAGCCCACCACCCTCGCCGCCGCGAACGTGGGTGTGAACATCTCGCGCGGCAGGCCGCACAGTTCCATGACGACGCCCGCGTAGAACTCCACGTTGGTGTGCAGCTCGCGCCCCGGCTTCAGTTCGGCGAGGATCGCCTCGACCTGGCGCTCGACCTCGACCGCGAACTCCACCATCCGCCCGCCGAATTGCTGCGCGATGCCTCGCAGCATGCGCGAACGCGGGTCCTCCGTGCGGTAGACGGGATGACCGAAGCCCATGATCCGGTCCCCCGCGAGCACCCGCTCGCGGATCCATCCGTCGATGCGGTCGGGCGTACCGATGGCGTCGAGCGTGTCGAGCGCACGGCTCGGCGCCCCACCGTGCAGCGGACCCGACAGCGCGCCCACGGCCCCCACCAGACAGGCCGCGACGTCCGCGCCGGTCGAGGTGATCACCCTGGCCGTGAACGTGGATGCGTTGAATCCATGGTCGATGGTTGAGATGAGGTACTGCTCGATCGCCCTCGCACGGTCCGGGTCCGGCTCCGAACCCGTCAGCATGTAGAGGTAGTTGGCCGCGTACGAAAGGTCGTCGCGCGGCTCGACGGGGTCGAGCCCCTGTCCCAGCCGGTACAGCGCCGTGAGCAGCGTCGGCACTACGGCGGACGCGGCGAGGGCATCGGCGCGGCGCCGGTCGGCGTCGATGTCGTACACCGGGCGGAAGCCCTTCGCCGCGCCGAAGAGCGACAGGGCCGTACGCAGCCCGGAGAGCGGCCCCGACAGGGCGCTGGCGCGGGCTATGGCGGGCAGCGCGGCGCGCACCTCGTCCGGGAGCCTGCGCAGGGCCGCGGTCCGTGCGGCGAAGGCGGTGCGCTGCCCCGCGTCCGGGAGCTCGCCGTGGAACATCAGATGCCATATGTCCTCGAAGCCGCGGGTCTGCGCGAGCTCGACGGCCGAGTACTGGCGGTAGTGGTAGAAGCCCTCGTATCCCCTGACGTCCCCGAGCCGGGTCTCGGTCACGACGACGCCCGCGAGCCCGCGGGGAACCTCCACGGGGCCGGTGGGGGTGGTGGTGGAGCCATTGATCGGCATGTTCTTCCTCGACTTCCTCCCTGGACTTGATTCGACTGTCCATGCTTGACTAAATCTCTGTCAATATTGATTGAGTCAATGTCGCGTCTAGCTGGATACGGTGTCGCCCATGACGGATCAAGAGGCCACCCCGAAGGAAGGCCGGCGCCTCAGCACCCGGGAAGCCGCGGAGCTGCTCGGCGTGAAGCCGGAGACCGTGTACGCCTACGTGAGCCGCGGCCAGCTCACCAGCCGCCGCGGCCCCGGCGCCCGGGGCAGCACCTTCGACGCCAAGGAGGTCGAGTCGCTCGCCCGCAAGAACCGCCGGGAACCCGCCGCCACTGCTGCGAGCGGCGAACTCTCCGTCCGCACCCGCATCACGCTCATCGACAAGGACCGCTACTACTACCGGGGCGTCGACGCGCGGGAACTGAGCCTGGCGCACTCCTACGAAGAGGTCGCCGAGTGGCTGTGGACCGGCGTCATGCGCCCCGGAATCCGCTTCACCGCCCCCGAGGAGACCACCCGCGCCGCCCGCCGCGCCATCAACGCGCTGCCCGAGCACAGCGGCCCGACCGACCGTCTGCGGGTGGCCGCCATCTCGGCCGCGGCAGCCGACCCCCTCCGCTTCGACCTCTCCGAAGAGGCCGTCATCGGCACCGCACGCACCCTCATCCCCACCCTGGTCACGGCCCTGCCCCCGGTCAGCCGCGCCCACGAGGACGAGGGCCCCCTGGCCCACCGGCTCTGGGCACGCCTCAGCGGCCAGCAGCCCCACGACGCGTCCCTGCACGCCCTGGACACCGCGCTCGCCCTGCTCGTGGACCACGACCTCGCCGCCTCCACGCTCGCCGCCCGCGTCGCCGCCTCCGCCCGCGCCCACCCGTACGCGGCGGTGTCGGCCGGCCTCGGCGTCCTGGAGGGCCCGCTGCACGGCGCGGCGAGCGGCCTCGCGCACCGCATGCTCCTGGACGTCCTGGACCGCGGCAGCGCGGCCCCCGTGGTGGCCGACGAGCTCCGCGCGGGCCGCCGCGTCCCGGGCCTCGGCCACCGTCTCTACCCCGGCGACGACCCACGCGCGGAGGCCCTGTTCGCCCTCTTGGAGGTCATCCCCAAGGCGGGCCCCGCCCTGGCGGCGGCCCGCGACGTGGTCGCCACCACGGCCCGCCACACGGACCTGCACGCCAATGTCGACCTGGCCCTCGCCGTCCTGACCGCCTCGTCCGGGATGCCCGCCGAAGCAGGCGAGACGATCTTCGCCGTGGCGCGCACGGCCGGCTGGATCGCACACGCCCTGGAGGAGTACGGGGAACGTCCGTTGCGTATGCGCCCCAGCGGGCAGTACGTCGGGCTGCGTCCGCCCCAGCCGCTGCCCGTGCCCGACGGCGGCTGAATCACCCCGGACCCGGCCCCGGGTTAGGCTCGCCTCCGTGAGTACGTGTGCCACCGCTTCGCGGGATCTGGACGAGCCTCTCGCGGGGACCGCGGCCACCGCCAGGACCTGGCTGCTGCTGGAACAGCCCGGCCCGTGGGGCGCCAGAGCGCTCACTTCGAGCCACCTTGATCCGGAGGTCGGCCGCGCCCTGGAGGCCGCCGCCGAGGGAACGGGCGTACGCATCGCGCTCATCCGCCGCCCCGGCCGCCACGCTGACAGCCACCCTTCAGCGCGGCGCCGGGTGTACGTGGCCCACACCGCGCCCGGCAACACCTGGCTGCGCGGCGGCGTCACGGACCGGCCGGAGGAGTTGCTCGGCCTGGACTTCACCGCTCTCGGAGCGGGTGACCACGGCGGGTTCGGCACCCCGTACACAGGCGACCCGCTCGCCCTGGTCTGCACGAACGGCAAGCGTGACCGCTGCTGCGCGCTCCTGGGCAGGCCGCTCGCCGCCGCACTCGCCGCGTCCGGTGAACAAGGCGCCTGGGAAGTCACTCATCTGGTTGGTCACCGCTTCTCCCCCACACTGCTGGTCCTGCCCCACGGCT
This Streptomyces sp. NBC_01283 DNA region includes the following protein-coding sequences:
- a CDS encoding citrate synthase/methylcitrate synthase, which gives rise to MPINGSTTTPTGPVEVPRGLAGVVVTETRLGDVRGYEGFYHYRQYSAVELAQTRGFEDIWHLMFHGELPDAGQRTAFAARTAALRRLPDEVRAALPAIARASALSGPLSGLRTALSLFGAAKGFRPVYDIDADRRRADALAASAVVPTLLTALYRLGQGLDPVEPRDDLSYAANYLYMLTGSEPDPDRARAIEQYLISTIDHGFNASTFTARVITSTGADVAACLVGAVGALSGPLHGGAPSRALDTLDAIGTPDRIDGWIRERVLAGDRIMGFGHPVYRTEDPRSRMLRGIAQQFGGRMVEFAVEVERQVEAILAELKPGRELHTNVEFYAGVVMELCGLPREMFTPTFAAARVVGWGANILEQAEDSKIIRPAARYVGPVPPAPVPPVPVPSLR
- a CDS encoding citrate synthase family protein; this translates as MTDQEATPKEGRRLSTREAAELLGVKPETVYAYVSRGQLTSRRGPGARGSTFDAKEVESLARKNRREPAATAASGELSVRTRITLIDKDRYYYRGVDARELSLAHSYEEVAEWLWTGVMRPGIRFTAPEETTRAARRAINALPEHSGPTDRLRVAAISAAAADPLRFDLSEEAVIGTARTLIPTLVTALPPVSRAHEDEGPLAHRLWARLSGQQPHDASLHALDTALALLVDHDLAASTLAARVAASARAHPYAAVSAGLGVLEGPLHGAASGLAHRMLLDVLDRGSAAPVVADELRAGRRVPGLGHRLYPGDDPRAEALFALLEVIPKAGPALAAARDVVATTARHTDLHANVDLALAVLTASSGMPAEAGETIFAVARTAGWIAHALEEYGERPLRMRPSGQYVGLRPPQPLPVPDGG
- a CDS encoding DUF6082 family protein, which translates into the protein MGSAVGAGLAFAFGAFALLAAQQRRYTELRLQVDKAEQADRRRTMMAEQHELQLYLLRKAIDDPDLAAVFSIAEAESPAQQRQFLFANALYTNALLAYRVGVVNWEELHGHVRVMCANPIFRQYWQATRHQRASLQDSSDEARVGYMTDILIRELEESESDEWWVVGEPPSEDQPPHQGKPPSEGQPPTT
- a CDS encoding sucrase ferredoxin gives rise to the protein MSTCATASRDLDEPLAGTAATARTWLLLEQPGPWGARALTSSHLDPEVGRALEAAAEGTGVRIALIRRPGRHADSHPSARRRVYVAHTAPGNTWLRGGVTDRPEELLGLDFTALGAGDHGGFGTPYTGDPLALVCTNGKRDRCCALLGRPLAAALAASGEQGAWEVTHLVGHRFSPTLLVLPHGYAYGRSGPDAVKEILDGVRTGRVVTEGCRGSSAWDRPGQAAELAVRAATGEDAAGALSVVHTHGTAPRWNVTVAHTDGRNWCVTVAQEASQPPRPESCGAALAAPARMDVVAVRPIAYGTVREIPATVTSE